From Dethiosulfovibrio faecalis, the proteins below share one genomic window:
- a CDS encoding ATP-binding protein, giving the protein MTRVLPILASILWLCWTSAAFAFEEPTLIEGVGRTVHVLCLPAAPPFLVEEKGAPPSGFFVDLMKEIASVENMRISLRIGNWEDLRQSMHRSRIDVVLGTPHPVPRDVEPFSYMQVYNVDPSELGGTNPLKLPTQGISGKDVWDICFSFPIAEEPYSCLVRKEGGVESIRDLREKPLVVEKNGAGLAFLTSGGLTSRVVSVKTLDEAVRMVSSGLYPGALVGTYQGLYLWKEMGVRNLEYISPPVFTLEKGMVVTRGDSELAIRLGKAFETLRQNGTYRRLVGKWFGGYDGPIVDRDTLMKIGGLFLAILATIVGWNVMLKREVVRISGEREKILDFIRDGIVAVDKDGRVSMINKVAQELLAVGLEVVGKPAEEVVPDVDLVKVLETEEPVFDLEQNLRGTLVIGNKAPVVYRGVVYGAIATFRDMTEMHALAEEITGVRMYVESLRVQNHEFQNKLQAIAGLIQMGRHEKAIEFITSETNPESSTTSFISENIKNPAVGGIVIGKVGRCRELGIEIRIDPDSYCGECVGISDQAMVVIIGNLLENGMEAVLSSGVDNPRIDFAIFDESNRIMISVEDNGGTLTHDIESRMFDKGFSTKTKSRPSGFGLYNVKKLVDAMGGDLSVDYVSGGFTEFIVTLPNGGI; this is encoded by the coding sequence ATGACGAGGGTTTTGCCGATCTTGGCATCGATCCTCTGGTTGTGCTGGACCTCTGCGGCCTTTGCCTTCGAAGAACCGACCTTGATAGAGGGGGTCGGACGGACCGTACACGTCCTCTGCCTTCCCGCCGCCCCTCCTTTTTTGGTGGAGGAGAAAGGGGCCCCTCCTTCCGGATTCTTCGTCGACCTCATGAAGGAGATCGCCTCGGTTGAAAATATGAGGATCAGTCTTCGGATCGGAAACTGGGAGGATCTTCGTCAATCGATGCACAGAAGCCGCATAGACGTCGTGCTGGGGACACCTCATCCTGTTCCCAGGGACGTGGAACCCTTTTCCTATATGCAAGTATACAACGTCGATCCTTCGGAGCTAGGCGGAACCAATCCCTTGAAATTGCCGACCCAGGGAATATCGGGCAAGGATGTCTGGGATATCTGTTTTTCCTTTCCCATAGCTGAGGAGCCCTATTCCTGTCTCGTTCGGAAAGAGGGAGGGGTGGAGTCCATAAGGGATCTCAGGGAAAAACCTTTGGTCGTCGAGAAGAACGGAGCAGGATTGGCGTTTCTGACCTCCGGTGGGCTCACATCGAGGGTGGTTTCGGTAAAGACCCTGGACGAGGCTGTCAGAATGGTTTCGTCCGGTCTCTATCCCGGAGCTCTGGTGGGAACCTATCAGGGGCTCTACCTTTGGAAGGAGATGGGGGTCCGCAATCTGGAGTACATCTCCCCTCCTGTGTTCACGTTGGAGAAGGGGATGGTCGTGACCAGAGGCGACTCTGAACTAGCCATAAGGTTGGGCAAGGCCTTCGAGACCCTCAGACAGAACGGTACATATCGAAGGCTGGTTGGCAAGTGGTTCGGAGGTTACGACGGACCTATCGTCGACAGGGATACCCTGATGAAGATAGGCGGCCTCTTTTTGGCTATACTGGCCACGATAGTCGGTTGGAACGTCATGCTCAAGAGAGAGGTCGTTCGGATCTCCGGCGAGAGGGAGAAGATCCTGGACTTTATAAGAGATGGGATAGTCGCCGTGGACAAAGACGGCAGGGTGTCCATGATCAACAAGGTCGCTCAGGAACTTTTGGCCGTTGGCCTGGAGGTGGTGGGAAAACCGGCCGAAGAGGTCGTTCCCGACGTCGATCTGGTCAAGGTACTGGAGACAGAGGAGCCCGTCTTTGACCTGGAGCAGAACTTGAGAGGAACTTTGGTGATAGGCAACAAGGCCCCCGTGGTGTACAGAGGCGTGGTATACGGAGCTATAGCCACTTTCAGGGATATGACGGAGATGCACGCTTTGGCGGAGGAGATAACCGGTGTCAGGATGTACGTAGAGTCCCTGAGGGTTCAGAACCACGAATTTCAGAACAAATTGCAGGCTATAGCGGGCTTGATCCAGATGGGAAGACACGAGAAGGCCATCGAGTTCATAACGTCCGAGACGAACCCGGAAAGCTCTACTACGTCCTTCATATCGGAGAACATAAAAAACCCCGCCGTAGGAGGAATCGTAATAGGAAAAGTAGGGAGATGCCGGGAGCTTGGCATAGAGATACGTATAGATCCGGACAGCTACTGTGGCGAATGCGTCGGCATAAGCGATCAGGCCATGGTGGTGATAATAGGCAACCTGCTGGAGAACGGCATGGAGGCGGTGCTTTCCTCGGGAGTCGATAATCCCAGAATCGATTTTGCCATATTCGACGAGTCCAACCGGATTATGATAAGCGTCGAGGACAACGGTGGTACACTCACTCACGATATAGAGTCCCGTATGTTCGACAAGGGCTTCTCCACCAAGACCAAGAGCCGTCCCTCAGGGTTCGGGCTCTACAACGTTAAAAAACTGGTGGACGCCATGGGCGGTGATCTCTCGGTAGATTATGTTTCGGGGGGATTCACCGAGTTTATAGTGACTTTACCTAACGGAGGTATCTGA
- a CDS encoding dipeptidase yields the protein MRYCKIAMVVWLSLVCNYAAFGCTVVVAGKDATVDGSVIASQTADGWYDSDIRYVPGKKHGPDESTPIYLNLLGEDDRKPVKIAEIPEVERTYGYFRTGYSSYNEHQLAIAESTIGQKDELKAFYPDTKSVMTVEQLSILALQRTRTARDAVRLIGEMAERYGFLGSCANEGESLAIADTDEIWILEIMSVGYDWSPDSGRPGAIWAARRVPDDHVAVIANASRIGVVDPDDAERFMVSENYMDPAVSNGWFDPASDEPFNWTEIYSPGYGPWSPSSMWVRSRLFCIYSDLVPSTRWDPYGELRSYPFSFKPERPISVSDVFDIFRSRLDDTPFSMEDNQAWLVPGVNGELVKSELATPVPDRATRSLLNIPYSRPIAARTSYSFVAQNRGWLPDPVGGIMWFGMGLPLFSCYVPIYAGVTDTADSWCTFEADFFDPASARWCVSLASDLVNRRYQRAIKDLVLFRNPLEKSFMGSIPHVDKEAMELYERSPERCSSYLTELTVDRMKGVRDGYWRLCRELIAKYNGNKFW from the coding sequence ATGAGATATTGCAAGATCGCAATGGTGGTCTGGCTGTCTTTAGTCTGTAATTACGCTGCTTTCGGATGTACCGTCGTGGTTGCCGGAAAGGACGCTACCGTGGACGGTTCCGTGATAGCCTCCCAGACCGCCGACGGATGGTACGATTCCGACATCAGATACGTTCCGGGAAAGAAACATGGCCCGGATGAATCTACGCCGATATACTTAAACCTTTTAGGGGAGGACGACAGAAAACCGGTCAAGATAGCCGAGATCCCCGAGGTTGAGAGGACATACGGATACTTCAGGACGGGCTACTCCAGCTACAACGAACACCAACTAGCCATAGCGGAGTCCACCATAGGGCAGAAGGACGAGCTCAAGGCCTTCTATCCCGATACGAAATCCGTAATGACGGTAGAACAGCTGTCCATACTGGCTCTTCAGAGAACTAGGACCGCTCGAGACGCCGTAAGGCTTATCGGCGAGATGGCCGAGAGATACGGTTTTCTGGGGTCCTGTGCCAACGAGGGGGAGTCCCTTGCCATAGCGGACACCGACGAGATATGGATATTGGAGATAATGAGCGTCGGATACGATTGGAGTCCCGATTCCGGCCGTCCCGGAGCCATCTGGGCGGCCAGGAGAGTGCCGGATGACCACGTAGCTGTCATAGCCAACGCCAGTAGGATAGGCGTAGTCGATCCCGACGACGCCGAACGTTTTATGGTCTCCGAAAACTACATGGATCCGGCGGTGAGCAACGGATGGTTCGATCCCGCCTCGGACGAGCCCTTCAACTGGACGGAGATATACTCCCCCGGCTACGGACCGTGGTCCCCGTCCTCAATGTGGGTGAGAAGCAGGCTTTTCTGCATCTATTCCGATCTGGTTCCCTCTACTCGTTGGGATCCTTACGGAGAGCTTCGATCGTATCCTTTCTCCTTTAAGCCGGAGAGGCCGATCTCTGTATCGGATGTATTCGATATTTTCCGTTCCAGATTGGACGATACCCCTTTTTCCATGGAGGACAACCAGGCCTGGCTTGTCCCAGGGGTAAACGGGGAGCTCGTAAAGAGCGAGTTGGCCACCCCTGTGCCCGATAGAGCTACCAGGTCTCTGTTGAATATACCCTATTCCAGACCTATAGCAGCCAGGACCTCCTACAGCTTCGTCGCTCAGAACAGAGGCTGGTTGCCCGATCCCGTCGGGGGGATTATGTGGTTCGGCATGGGATTGCCTCTTTTCTCCTGCTACGTTCCCATATACGCCGGAGTGACCGATACCGCCGACAGCTGGTGTACTTTCGAAGCCGATTTCTTCGATCCCGCCTCGGCCCGTTGGTGTGTCAGTCTGGCCAGCGACCTGGTAAACAGAAGATATCAGAGAGCTATAAAAGACCTGGTTTTGTTCAGAAACCCTCTGGAAAAGAGTTTTATGGGGTCTATTCCCCACGTCGATAAGGAGGCCATGGAACTTTACGAGAGATCTCCGGAAAGGTGTTCATCCTACCTGACGGAGCTTACCGTCGACAGGATGAAGGGAGTTCGAGACGGTTACTGGAGGTTGTGCCGGGAGCTCATCGCCAAGTACAACGGGAACAAGTTCTGGTGA
- a CDS encoding dipeptidase, which yields MKKALVKSLLLGLAGTFMASAALACSPIGAGRNATVDGSVITSHTCDGWYDNRIQIIPGQTFEDGATTPVYQDVCHGTQPTRPLKKVLDIPQVEKTYTYFHIGYPFMNEHQLVFGEDTWSGRDELYAKDGAFWIETLEIFGLQRAKTAREAIKVMGELAEKYGYGDGGETLIIADTKELWVFDICGPGMLWNKDSGKPGAIWAARRVPDEHVVVCSNRSRIGVIDFEDKDNFMYSSNVTDLAKEMGWWKSGTPFNFSEAYNPNPYGSDHYQSIREWRAFSLLAPSKNFELTSQKSHYPFSVKPDKKVAVKDIMAVFRDHLEGTDYDLTKGMAAGPFGNPHRWPTPKDVRPEGKKDKDWPRAISMFRCSYSFVSQSREWLPDPVGGVLWFGQDSPDTTVYVPLYCGVTKVPAGWSEGKRHEFDPNSAWWAFNFINNWAQLRWDSMIKDVNAEQQKWEKEFFMQQNAVEKEAVDLYKKDPKKAVAYLTDYTYGNMEKVQNAMWGLAWKLVGKYYDGYVMTPEGKQQSVGYPTWWLEAVGFGEDFKD from the coding sequence ATGAAGAAAGCTTTGGTAAAAAGCCTGCTTCTTGGTTTGGCCGGTACCTTTATGGCCTCTGCGGCCCTGGCCTGTTCTCCTATCGGAGCAGGTCGTAACGCCACCGTGGACGGTTCGGTAATTACCAGCCATACCTGCGATGGATGGTACGACAACAGGATTCAGATAATCCCTGGACAGACCTTCGAGGACGGTGCCACCACACCGGTCTACCAGGACGTCTGCCACGGGACCCAGCCCACCAGGCCTCTCAAGAAGGTTCTGGACATTCCCCAGGTCGAGAAGACCTATACCTATTTTCACATAGGCTATCCTTTCATGAACGAGCATCAGCTCGTTTTCGGCGAGGATACCTGGAGCGGTCGTGACGAGCTCTACGCAAAGGACGGCGCCTTCTGGATCGAGACCCTCGAGATCTTCGGACTTCAGAGGGCCAAGACCGCCAGAGAGGCGATCAAGGTCATGGGCGAGCTGGCCGAGAAATACGGCTACGGCGATGGAGGAGAGACCCTCATCATCGCCGATACCAAGGAGCTCTGGGTATTCGACATCTGTGGTCCCGGGATGCTCTGGAACAAGGATAGCGGCAAGCCCGGCGCAATCTGGGCCGCCCGCAGGGTTCCGGACGAGCACGTGGTCGTCTGCTCCAACCGCTCCCGTATCGGCGTCATCGACTTCGAGGATAAGGATAATTTCATGTATTCCTCCAACGTAACCGATCTGGCCAAGGAAATGGGTTGGTGGAAATCCGGCACCCCCTTCAACTTCTCCGAGGCTTACAACCCCAACCCCTACGGATCGGATCATTACCAGTCCATCCGCGAATGGAGGGCCTTCAGCCTCCTGGCTCCCTCGAAGAACTTCGAGCTTACCTCCCAGAAGAGTCACTATCCCTTCTCCGTGAAGCCCGACAAGAAGGTCGCGGTTAAGGATATCATGGCCGTGTTCAGGGATCACCTTGAGGGAACCGACTACGATCTCACCAAGGGCATGGCTGCCGGACCTTTCGGCAACCCCCATCGTTGGCCCACCCCCAAGGACGTCCGTCCCGAGGGCAAAAAGGATAAGGACTGGCCCAGAGCCATCTCCATGTTCCGCTGCTCCTACAGTTTCGTGTCCCAGAGCCGTGAGTGGCTTCCCGATCCCGTAGGTGGAGTGCTGTGGTTCGGACAGGACTCTCCTGACACCACGGTATACGTACCTCTCTACTGCGGCGTGACCAAGGTCCCTGCCGGTTGGAGCGAGGGCAAACGCCACGAGTTCGATCCCAACTCCGCCTGGTGGGCGTTCAACTTCATCAACAACTGGGCTCAGCTTCGCTGGGATTCTATGATCAAGGACGTCAACGCCGAACAGCAGAAGTGGGAGAAGGAGTTCTTCATGCAGCAGAACGCCGTAGAGAAGGAAGCCGTCGACCTTTACAAGAAGGATCCCAAGAAGGCCGTCGCCTACCTCACCGATTACACCTACGGCAACATGGAGAAGGTTCAGAACGCCATGTGGGGCCTTGCCTGGAAGCTGGTCGGAAAGTACTATGACGGCTATGTAATGACCCCCGAGGGGAAACAGCAGTCCGTAGGATACCCCACCTGGTGGCTTGAGGCCGTCGGTTTCGGCGAGGACTTCAAGGACTGA
- a CDS encoding response regulator, with protein sequence MDYIDVLVVEDDPMVADIHQNYVNSVDGFRVVGMVDNGLKALDFLRKRPVRLVILDIFLPGLDGLGTLERIRESGSNVDVIIISASRDKATVNKTLQAGAFDYIVKPFAFDRMKAALQAFRQVVHRLTEGPNQVDQQDIDNLLLARNKKNVQTVLPKGLNPNVLEKVEALLTKVDKPLSSVETADAIGVSRITARRYLEYLVASDKAVMEREYQEVGRPINKYELIR encoded by the coding sequence ATGGATTATATAGATGTCCTGGTAGTAGAGGACGATCCTATGGTAGCCGATATACATCAAAACTACGTCAACTCGGTGGATGGATTCCGAGTGGTCGGCATGGTGGACAACGGGCTCAAAGCCCTGGATTTCCTCCGAAAAAGACCGGTCCGTCTGGTTATATTGGATATATTTCTTCCCGGATTGGACGGTCTGGGGACGCTCGAGAGAATAAGGGAGAGTGGCAGCAATGTGGACGTCATCATAATCTCCGCTTCCAGGGATAAGGCTACGGTGAACAAAACCCTTCAGGCTGGCGCTTTCGACTATATAGTCAAGCCCTTCGCCTTCGATAGGATGAAGGCGGCCCTTCAGGCCTTCCGCCAGGTGGTTCATCGATTGACCGAGGGGCCCAACCAGGTGGACCAGCAGGACATAGACAATCTTCTGTTGGCGCGAAATAAGAAAAACGTGCAGACCGTGCTGCCCAAGGGGTTGAATCCCAATGTCCTGGAAAAGGTGGAAGCCTTGCTTACCAAGGTTGACAAGCCTCTTTCGTCGGTGGAAACCGCCGATGCCATAGGGGTCTCCAGGATAACGGCCAGAAGATATCTCGAGTATCTGGTCGCCTCCGATAAGGCTGTGATGGAGAGGGAGTACCAGGAGGTCGGAAGGCCTATAAACAAGTACGAGCTGATCCGATAG